ATCGGATCAAGCGTGAAATTTCACGCAAGCTCGGCTTCCTTGAATTTGCGCGATTCCACTATATCTCTGCTTTGGCAGGACAAGGCGTGGCTGATCTGTTCAAGTCCATCGACGCGGCGTACGAGGCGGCGATGATCAAGATCCCGACGCCGAAGCTGACACGTGCATTGCAGATTGCGATCGAGCGTCAGCAACCGCCGATCTCCGGCAAGGTCCGCCCCAAGATGCGCTATGCGCACCAGGGGGGCAGCAACCCGCCAGTGATCGTGATCCACGGTAACGCGCTTGACGAGGTGCCGGCTTCTTACTGGCGCTACCTTGAGCACTGTTTCATGAAGACGTTCAAGCTGCAGGGCACGCCGCTGCAGGTGCAGTTCAAGCGTGGTGAAAATCCTTTCGATACGCAGGACAAACCCCGCGCAAAGCCCAATCCGCGCAGCAAAATGCGTGGACGTTGAATGATGATCGGTGTCTGGCGGCTTTTATACTAACAGCGTAAGATGCCGTTTAAAGCTCGATAAGATTGGGTTTCAAACATAACAAACGCATCGGAGAACAAGACAATGAGCGCCAAGGGGCAAATGCTGCAAGACCCGTTCCTCAACATCCTGCGCAAAGAGCACGTTCCGGTCTATATCTACCTCGTCAACGGCATCAAGCTGCAAGGCCAGATCGAGTCGTTCGACCAATACGTGGTGCTGCTGCGCAACAATGTGACGCAGATGGTTTACAAGCACGCGATCTCCACCGTCGTGCCGTCGCGTCCGGTTTCGATCCCGCACGAAGCA
This region of Chitinolyticbacter meiyuanensis genomic DNA includes:
- the hfq gene encoding RNA chaperone Hfq gives rise to the protein MSAKGQMLQDPFLNILRKEHVPVYIYLVNGIKLQGQIESFDQYVVLLRNNVTQMVYKHAISTVVPSRPVSIPHEAPPATAPAAEA